The Steroidobacteraceae bacterium genomic interval ACGTCATGTCTCTCGGCTTCACCAAGCTCGGCGCGATGCTCGCCGAGGCCGTCGTGTTCTTTGACCCGGCCCTGGTGGCCGACTTCGAGCGTCGACGAAAACGTTCGGGTCAACTATTCAGCAAGATGCGCTACGTCTCGGCACAGCTAATTGCAATGCTGGAGAACGATCTATGGCTCGAGAACGCGCGCCGCATGAACGCGCTCGCCACTCGAATTGGCGACAGCGCCGAGGGCCTGCTCGCAGCGCCAGTCGAGGCGAATTCAGTATTCCTTCGACTCGATGCCGCGGCGGCGCAACAGCTGCAACAGCGTGTGGCCTGCTACCCCTGGGGTGCACAGGACTCAATGCTGTATCGACTGGTTGTTTCCTGGAACCAGCCGGAGGAGGAAGTCGACCGTCTTTGTGAGCTGCTCCGCCAACTGCCGCGCTGAGGAACGTCTACCAAGCATCGATTGCCTGCTGACCGCAGCTTCGTACAGTCCTATGGAATTCATCGATATCGGACTCAATCTCACTCACGATAGCTTCGACATCGACCGCGAACAGGTGCTCGAGCGCGCTTTGGCACGTGGGGTTTCGCAAATGATCGTCACCGGTGCAACAGTCGAGGGCTCTAGCAAGGCCATCGAACTTGCCGCGGCATCGCCGAGCCGACTCTTTGCAACTGCCGGCGTACACCCACACCACGCGACAGATCTCGATGACCAGGCACTCATTGCGCTCGAACGGTTGTGCCAGCACGCTGAGGTGGTCGCTTGTGGCGAGTGTGGTCTCGACTACTTTCGCGACTACTCGCCGCGCGACGTCCAGCGCAGTGCGTTTGCAATGCAACTGCAGCTTGCTGGACGCTGCGGGAAACCATTGTTCCTGCATCAACGCGAAGCACACGATGATTTCGTGGGCGTCCTGCGCGAGAGCGGAGCGGCCGCCCTGCAGGGCGTTGCGCACTGTTTCACCGGCGACCTCGTCGAAGTGCGGGCCTACCTCGACCTTGGGCTGCATATCGGCATCACAGGCTGGATCTGCGACGAGCGCCGTGGCACCCACCTGCACGATGTCGTGCGACTGGTGCCCGCGGATCGCCTGCTCCTGGAAACAGACGCCCCCTATCTACTGCCGCGCGATCTGGTGCCGCGGCCGAAATCACGCCGAAATGAGCCGATGTTCCTTCCCCATGTTGCCGCCACTGTCGCAGCTGCGCGCGGTGAGTCGCTCGAGCAGCTCGCCGCCCAGAGTACGGCGGCAGCGCGTAAACTATTCGGACTGCCGCAGCTGGCGAGCTAGAGTCAGTTCCGGTTTATTAGCCAACTCATTGTTATTTAGGCAACTTATGGACCAATTCATCGCCGATAGCTGGGATCGCAGCATCGTCCCCGTCCTGACCGACTACATACGCATACCCAACAAGTCGCCGCTGTTCGCTCCCGATTGGGCGCAGCTTGGCCATATGGACAAGGCCGTCGAACTGTTTGCCGGTTGGTGCCGGGCCCAGGAAGTACCTGGCATGACGGTTGAAGTGCAAAAGTTGCCGGGCAGG includes:
- a CDS encoding TatD family hydrolase, encoding MEFIDIGLNLTHDSFDIDREQVLERALARGVSQMIVTGATVEGSSKAIELAAASPSRLFATAGVHPHHATDLDDQALIALERLCQHAEVVACGECGLDYFRDYSPRDVQRSAFAMQLQLAGRCGKPLFLHQREAHDDFVGVLRESGAAALQGVAHCFTGDLVEVRAYLDLGLHIGITGWICDERRGTHLHDVVRLVPADRLLLETDAPYLLPRDLVPRPKSRRNEPMFLPHVAATVAAARGESLEQLAAQSTAAARKLFGLPQLAS